taactgggccgggactaaaggttaagcctttagtcccgcccctttagtcccggttggtgaaccgggactaaagccccttacgtagGGATGAAAACGGTGCGGCAGCGAACGGAACTGAGTGCTatcacatttgttttcatattgttttgcagaagtggaaacgaatacagaaacctcGAAAATGAATACGAAAACAGATACTGTCGGAAGCAGACACATAGCGAATACAAAACGGATACAGAAATAGAAGTGGGCGTTGACCGGAACTTTAAAACCCTTGAATCATAGAGTAATAGAGACAACAATTTTTTTAATGAATTGCTAACATGTCTACAAAATaatttgattatgttagcaacatATCCTAGTATTGTATTAGTACATGATAATTGTGTATAGGGTCTAGTTGAGTATATATATGGTAGTATAAGTTGAGTCTCAAATGATCCATTATGCTCATTGTGTCATTGTGTGTTATTTGATGGTTGGGCTACAAAGCAGCCGTAGGCCTATAGTAAAAATGAGAAATTTCATATTCATGGAAACGAAAAGTTCCATTTCCACATATGTTCCATCGAAAAACACTCTTCCGTTTTTGTTTCCGTTTTCCCATTAAAAATTCCATTTTCATTTTCGTTTTGCAAACTTCCATTTCCGCTTTCATATTGCCTCtccgttttcatttttccttcggAAAAGCGGAAAATTTTCACTCCATTTCATCCctacccttacgggccggggctaaaggccccgtccccactagtgtagtcGACTAATTAGGCAACACATCAGTCCGTGGTGCATACACGTAGTACGCTTAATAAGACTCGGGGCTATATAAAGAGATCGTGTGCCGAGGGACTTTGGCTTTGGGCAACATCAAATCACAACCTCAAACGAAACAAATGATTTTGTCGATTTCCTGGTTCGGTCAGCACGGTGGCGAGGAGGCGAACACGTCTAGCCAGGTCAGGGGCTCTTTCCCGGTAAATAAAACTGGACAGTCCTGCAAGGCGGCATGGGGCACGTGGCCAGTGGTGCGTGGTCATTTAAGTAGGGCCCACGGGCTGCGTCCCTGCCAGCGGGCCCCGCGCACCGATGACCGGTGAGGCGAGGAGGCCCGGCCCATCAGTGATTAGACGGAGAGGGACATGCGGGCCCGGCTATTCCTACTTTTCCTCTCCGCCAGTAGCCAGTGCTATAATTACTTGCCGAGGTCGAATTATAATCCGCATCGTTCCCCAATCCATCTCCTCCTTATAAAGACACCCTCTCCCTTTCTGTCTCCCTCACACACTCCTCCAGCGATTGCACAACTACAAGTTATATCCAGCAGCAAAGTATCCTTGAGTTGCTCGACGTCAGCGAGGGCCTCCCTTCGCTCACTGGCCAACTGCCCGCCGCTCCTTGAGCATACACACTGTGTGGCTTTACTTGCCGGCGGCAGTCTGCAGTCTCTGTTAGCTCCGGCCGGCGGTAGCTAGCTTGTCATCCCGGCCGGCGACGCAGCGGCGGCTAGGAAGGAAGACGATGTCGAGCAGAAGGTCGTCGCGCGGCGCCATCTCCGACGAGGAGATCAACGAGCTCATCTCCAAGCTCCAGTCTCTGCTCCCCAACTCTCGCCGCCGCGGCTCCAGCCAGGTAATTAACTTGCTTAAGCTTAATTACCACCGCAACGACGATGCACACACGCACATTCATTACTCCACCACTTGCCTTTGCTTAGCTAGCTAGGTGGTTGCATTGTCCGTGCGAGTTTGACTTGTACGAAGCGAGCAAGAAATAACGGATGCGTGGAACGAAAATGCAGGCGTCGACGACGAAGCTGCTCAAGGAGACGTGCAGCTACATCAAGAGCCTCCACCGGGAGGTGGACGACCTCAGCGACCGGCTGTCGGACCTCATGTCGACCATGGACCACAATAGCGCCGGAGCAGAGATCATCCGCAGCATCCTCCGCTCGTGATCGTACGTACTGAAGTGCCGGCAGGTCGGCGAGGACTAAACCGCCGGGACGATTAAGCGGCGGCGGCGCCATGGGTTTCTCCGGCCAGCCGGACACGTACGCACGAGAGCTTTGCTTAGCTAGGGTATATATATTTGTCCTCCACATATTTAAATATGTATCTCTTTCCTGCTCCCTTTCTGCCTAGATCGATCTGATCGTGTAGATCGAAAAATGTACTCCGTGTCCCTAAGCTTCACTCCTTCTGCTGTACTGCGTAGGGCATTAGCTTAGCTAGCGTCCCTACCTTGGGCCAAAGCTTATCCTCGCGCGCTGGCTGCCGCTTGAGTTAATCTCTCGATCGTCTCCTCCGTGTGCGTGTTTCCCTCGCTAGCTCGGAGCTGGATAGATGGCTCCGTTCCTCCTCCTGTCTGCCTCTTCCCCTCTTTTGTTCTCCCTTTCTCGATCTACTACTCGATATGTAAATTTAGTTGGTGGCATTGGATCGAGTTGTGTCCTCTATAGACAACCGACCGACCACTACTACGGTACTACTCCTCCTACTATTACCTAGAGCAAATTAATATCAACGCCATGTTGTACCATCCAGGTTTAACTTTTGTTGGAATACGTACTACGAGATCAAATTAATACTGGACTGGACAGTACTGTTCTTTTTTACGTATGGTAAGTATAAAGATATGGAAATAATGCCGGGCTTTCTTGGTCGCTTCCTCTATGCACTCTCGCCCTCGATCGGCCCTATCCGTACGCACGTGAAGCAACGCGTTTACTTTCATCAGATTAAAAACACGACGATTACGCTATGTTTATACTTGCATACAGATCCAGCAGTACtactacttgatatgtatgggatgcCCACTTGCGGTGGCTCCGGCTGTTCTGATGCTACCACCAGTGACTCTCCTTCTGCTACGGAAACGGCACGGCGGTATGTGAAAAGAGTGCAAACCCGGTCTCTCTCTGTGTGCCTCTGCACCAGTGCATGTGTCTCCACTTGGGTTTGTCCTTTCTTTAATCAGCACTGTAAGAAAATAGATGAGGGGATCAGGAAACGCTTTGCGTCAACTGCCTTATTTTGCCGGctgttaatgctgtgtggatGCTGTCGACCACCCTCCTCCCTTCTCTTTCTGCGCGCGCACCGCGCATTCATGTTAGTACGATCGATATAACCACCGGGGTACCAGATGAGAAGACGACCGCGTGTGGTTCAGTTCAGTCGCCCACCCTACAATGCCGGCCGATGACTGACAgtaatatatatgtgatgtaatgCAAAATTTTATTTGTTAGCTTGTAGATTTATCGTGTCTTGAATTGTGCAATGTTACTCATAGCGTGAGTACCTAACTATGTTCCTCAATTCATCGCTCTCCTCATTAAATAATTGTCACCTAAGCAAATTTATTGAGTTGGACCTTAGGTTATTGTCGAAGTTACTCTCACTATGGATAGTCTAACATACCGTGTTTGCATTAGTGTAGTTATATATACATATGTTCTTTTAGAACCCTGATAAATATCACACATCAGATATGAGGACATGACAACTCTGAACATTTTTATGCGAAGTTTAGTGATGCGAGGATGATAACTTTAGTTGCCAAGCATGATAACTTTCGTGCTTCGGTTTATTTCTGAAAAAACCTTACCGTGTGTTGCTAGAATTGTCATTCTTGCGTGACTTCAATTGTCATCGAAAAAAGTAATGGCCGAAGTACTACGCACCTGATGTGTGGCACTTATCATTTGTTTTTTAAGAGTA
This genomic stretch from Hordeum vulgare subsp. vulgare chromosome 6H, MorexV3_pseudomolecules_assembly, whole genome shotgun sequence harbors:
- the LOC123401784 gene encoding transcription factor ILI5 — its product is MSSRRSSRGAISDEEINELISKLQSLLPNSRRRGSSQASTTKLLKETCSYIKSLHREVDDLSDRLSDLMSTMDHNSAGAEIIRSILRS